A genomic segment from Janibacter sp. DB-40 encodes:
- a CDS encoding ABC transporter permease, with product MTDKKTRTAPETPQPERETPGAEPVSSSGVSADGRPVVDDDQVVARSLSADAFRSLKRNPLFWVSSVLVLIFLLMAAWPSLFTNQDPHYGVLSRAMQSPSTEHWFGTDRQGYDIYSRVVYGARASILVGVFAASGALVLGSIMGLLAGYVSGWADALVSRVADIFFAIPLLLAGIIFLAAMREEDTIFGVPIQGYFGVIFQVVLVLVIFGWPSIMRLMRSSVLQVKPNDYVQAARALGASPMRITRRHILPNAMAPVIAVSTINLGAYISVEATLSYLGIGLRPPTVSWGVMITDAQIALRTEPYILFFPALFLSLAVLAFIMLGDSVRDAFDPKSR from the coding sequence ATGACTGACAAGAAGACCCGCACCGCACCCGAGACGCCCCAGCCCGAGCGGGAGACACCCGGCGCAGAACCCGTGAGCAGCTCAGGGGTCAGTGCCGACGGTCGGCCGGTCGTCGACGACGACCAGGTCGTCGCACGGTCGCTGAGCGCGGACGCCTTCCGCTCGCTCAAGCGCAATCCGTTGTTCTGGGTCTCCAGCGTCCTGGTCCTGATATTCCTGCTGATGGCCGCCTGGCCCTCGCTCTTCACCAACCAGGACCCGCACTACGGCGTGCTCAGCCGGGCGATGCAGTCGCCCAGCACGGAGCACTGGTTCGGTACCGACCGTCAGGGTTACGACATCTACAGCCGCGTCGTCTACGGCGCACGGGCCTCGATCCTCGTGGGTGTCTTCGCGGCGTCGGGCGCACTGGTACTGGGCAGCATCATGGGTCTGCTCGCCGGGTACGTCTCCGGCTGGGCCGACGCCCTCGTCAGCCGCGTGGCGGACATCTTCTTCGCCATCCCGCTGCTGCTGGCCGGCATCATCTTCCTGGCCGCCATGCGTGAGGAGGACACGATCTTCGGCGTCCCGATCCAGGGGTACTTCGGCGTGATCTTCCAGGTCGTCCTCGTGCTGGTGATCTTCGGCTGGCCGAGCATCATGCGCCTCATGCGCTCCTCGGTGCTGCAGGTCAAGCCCAACGACTACGTCCAGGCGGCCCGGGCCCTCGGAGCCTCGCCGATGCGGATCACCCGGCGGCACATCCTGCCCAACGCGATGGCCCCCGTCATCGCGGTGAGCACGATCAACCTCGGTGCCTACATCAGCGTCGAGGCGACCCTGTCGTACCTGGGTATCGGCCTGCGTCCGCCGACCGTGTCCTGGGGCGTGATGATCACCGACGCCCAGATCGCACTGCGGACCGAGCCCTACATCCTCTTCTTCCCCGCCCTCTTCCTCAGCCTCGCGGTCCTGGCCTTCATCATGCTCGGTGACTCCGTGCGTGACGCCTTCGACCCGAAGAGTCGCTGA
- a CDS encoding ABC transporter ATP-binding protein produces the protein MSTPTTTGERLLEVDDLHVEFHTDEGVAQAINGVDFSLDEGETLAILGESGSGKSVTAQAIMGILDIPPARITKGRILYKGEDLLTMEDEKRRKGRGPDVSMIFQDALSSLNPVFPVGWQIGEMFRQHRGMNRSDAYDQAVRLMERVNIPGAKQRVKAYPHQFSGGMRQRIMIAMAIALDPKVLIADEPTTALDVTVQAQIMELLQDLQHEHNMGMILITHDLGVVADVADRIAVMYAGRIVERAEVEDIYAQPAHPYTKGLLESIPRLDQKGQQLSAIGGLPPNLTRIPPGCAFHPRCVMAQDICRVDRPELLDVGPRRQSACHFSQEVLNA, from the coding sequence ATGAGTACCCCGACGACGACCGGCGAGCGCCTGCTCGAGGTCGACGACCTGCACGTCGAGTTCCACACCGACGAAGGCGTGGCCCAGGCGATCAACGGCGTGGACTTCTCCCTCGACGAGGGGGAGACCCTGGCGATCCTCGGCGAGTCCGGCTCCGGCAAGTCCGTGACCGCCCAAGCGATCATGGGCATCCTCGACATCCCCCCGGCGCGCATCACCAAGGGCCGCATCCTCTACAAGGGTGAGGATCTGCTGACCATGGAGGACGAGAAGCGACGGAAGGGGCGGGGACCCGATGTCTCGATGATCTTCCAGGACGCCCTGAGCTCGCTCAACCCGGTCTTCCCCGTGGGCTGGCAGATCGGCGAGATGTTCCGCCAGCACCGGGGCATGAACCGCTCCGACGCCTACGACCAGGCCGTGCGCCTGATGGAGCGGGTCAACATCCCCGGCGCCAAGCAGCGCGTCAAGGCCTACCCGCACCAGTTCTCCGGTGGGATGCGCCAGCGGATCATGATCGCCATGGCGATCGCCCTGGACCCGAAGGTGCTCATCGCCGACGAGCCGACCACCGCCCTGGACGTGACCGTCCAGGCGCAGATCATGGAGCTGCTCCAGGACCTGCAGCACGAGCACAACATGGGCATGATCCTCATCACCCACGACCTCGGCGTCGTCGCCGACGTCGCCGACCGGATTGCGGTCATGTACGCCGGACGCATCGTCGAGCGGGCCGAGGTCGAGGACATCTACGCCCAGCCGGCCCACCCCTACACCAAGGGTCTGCTGGAGTCGATCCCCCGACTGGACCAGAAGGGTCAGCAGCTGTCGGCGATCGGCGGCCTGCCGCCGAACCTCACCCGGATCCCTCCGGGCTGCGCCTTCCACCCGCGCTGCGTCATGGCCCAGGACATCTGCCGGGTCGACCGTCCCGAGCTGCTCGACGTGGGCCCGCGCCGCCAGTCGGCGTGCCACTTCAGCCAGGAGGTGCTGAATGCCTGA
- a CDS encoding dipeptide ABC transporter ATP-binding protein: MPDHDVILKATGLKKHYPIKGGVLRRTVGHVRAVDGVDFELRRGETLGVVGESGCGKSTLGRLLMRLEEPTEGSIEFDGTDMFKQSGAEMRRLRRDIQIVFQDPYTSLNPRRTVGEIVAEPFEIHTDVVPKDKRRARVQELLELVGLNPEHVNRYPHQFSGGQRQRIGIARGIALNPKVLICDEPVSALDVSVQAQVINLMEKLQDELGLSYVFIAHDLSVVRHISDRVAVMYLGKMVEIGDEDDIYSRPTHPYTQALLSAVPVPDPTLRGKRDQIVLQGDVPSPANPPAGCRFHTRCWKAQDICKVEPPPELIPRPDGVGEHDSRCHFAEPKVIVETEDLTGKDQRSLFAGQGDVDTSDVLAEGQTGGPTAGPHVETSSAGSGH; this comes from the coding sequence ATGCCTGATCATGACGTCATCCTCAAGGCCACGGGCCTGAAGAAGCACTACCCGATCAAGGGCGGCGTCCTGCGCCGCACGGTCGGCCACGTCCGCGCGGTCGACGGAGTCGACTTCGAGCTGCGACGCGGCGAGACACTCGGTGTCGTGGGCGAGTCCGGCTGTGGCAAGTCCACGCTGGGTCGGCTGCTGATGCGGCTGGAGGAGCCGACCGAGGGCTCGATCGAGTTCGACGGCACGGACATGTTCAAGCAGTCGGGGGCGGAGATGCGGCGCCTGCGGCGCGACATCCAGATCGTCTTCCAGGACCCCTACACCTCCCTCAACCCACGGCGCACCGTCGGTGAGATCGTCGCCGAGCCCTTCGAGATCCACACCGACGTCGTGCCGAAGGACAAGCGGCGTGCACGCGTGCAGGAGCTCCTCGAGCTCGTCGGTCTCAACCCCGAGCACGTCAACCGCTACCCGCACCAGTTCTCCGGCGGTCAGCGCCAGCGCATCGGCATCGCCCGCGGCATCGCGCTGAACCCGAAGGTCCTGATCTGTGACGAGCCGGTCTCGGCCCTGGACGTCTCCGTCCAGGCACAGGTGATCAACCTGATGGAGAAGCTGCAGGACGAGCTGGGCCTGTCCTACGTCTTCATCGCCCACGACCTGTCGGTCGTGCGGCACATCTCCGACCGGGTCGCCGTGATGTACCTCGGCAAGATGGTCGAGATCGGGGACGAGGACGACATCTACTCCCGGCCGACGCACCCGTACACGCAGGCGCTGCTGTCCGCAGTGCCCGTGCCCGACCCCACGTTGCGGGGCAAGCGCGACCAGATCGTGCTGCAGGGCGACGTCCCCTCGCCGGCCAACCCGCCGGCCGGGTGCCGTTTTCACACCCGCTGCTGGAAGGCGCAGGACATCTGCAAGGTCGAGCCGCCGCCGGAGCTCATCCCGCGCCCGGACGGCGTCGGCGAGCACGACTCCCGGTGCCACTTCGCCGAGCCGAAGGTCATCGTCGAGACCGAGGACCTCACCGGCAAGGACCAGCGAAGCTTGTTCGCCGGGCAGGGGGACGTCGACACGAGCGACGTCCTGGCCGAGGGACAGACCGGCGGCCCGACCGCGGGGCCGCACGTCGAGACCTCCAGCGCAGGCTCAGGTCACTGA
- a CDS encoding ABC transporter ATP-binding protein, whose translation MSTDATTRAAGPEHEDGDVLVDVHDLKVHFPITKGVIFDRVVGHVYAVDGVDLQIRRGETYGLVGESGCGKSTLGRAILHLEPATEGTVTFDGEAISTLKGEELRRRRRDLQMIFQDPMGSLDPRQSVEALLVEGMRAHGIVKDAKDAGPRLRQLLKDVGLPTAALKKYPHEFSGGQRQRVGIARALSVEPELIVADEPVSALDVSVQAQVINLLSDLQERYGLTYLVIAHDLAVVRHISDRVGVMYLGGIVEEADADDLYTTPLHPYTRALLSAIPVPDPVVEDSREQILLTGDLPSPANPPSGCRFHTRCPWRQESLCDTERPQLRVVDIDGAGSGHKVACHWAEDIAAGRIQAHEVTPEADETGAELAARQEAERLTEDLPFA comes from the coding sequence ATGAGCACCGACGCCACGACGAGAGCCGCCGGTCCCGAGCACGAGGACGGCGACGTGCTCGTCGACGTGCACGATCTCAAGGTCCACTTCCCCATCACGAAGGGAGTGATCTTCGACCGCGTCGTCGGGCACGTCTACGCGGTCGACGGCGTCGACCTGCAGATCCGACGGGGTGAGACCTACGGTCTCGTCGGCGAGTCCGGTTGCGGCAAGTCGACCCTGGGGCGGGCGATCCTGCACCTCGAGCCGGCGACCGAGGGAACCGTCACCTTCGACGGGGAGGCGATCAGCACGCTCAAGGGCGAGGAGCTGCGGCGTCGACGGCGGGACCTGCAGATGATCTTCCAGGACCCGATGGGCAGCCTGGACCCACGACAGAGCGTCGAGGCGCTGCTCGTCGAGGGGATGCGCGCCCACGGCATCGTCAAGGACGCCAAGGACGCCGGCCCCCGCCTGCGCCAGCTGCTGAAGGACGTGGGCCTGCCCACGGCCGCCCTGAAGAAGTACCCGCACGAGTTCTCCGGTGGTCAGCGCCAGCGCGTCGGCATCGCGCGGGCCCTGAGCGTCGAGCCGGAGCTGATCGTGGCCGACGAGCCGGTCTCGGCCCTGGACGTCTCCGTGCAGGCGCAGGTGATCAACCTGCTGTCCGACCTGCAGGAGCGCTACGGGTTGACCTACCTCGTGATCGCCCACGACCTCGCCGTCGTCCGCCACATCTCCGACCGGGTCGGGGTGATGTACCTCGGCGGGATCGTCGAGGAGGCCGACGCCGACGACCTCTACACCACTCCCCTGCACCCCTACACGCGTGCGCTGCTGTCCGCCATCCCGGTGCCGGACCCGGTCGTCGAGGACTCCCGTGAGCAGATCCTGCTCACCGGCGACCTCCCGTCACCGGCCAACCCCCCGTCGGGGTGCCGCTTCCACACGCGGTGCCCGTGGCGCCAGGAGTCGCTGTGCGACACCGAGCGGCCGCAGCTGCGGGTCGTCGACATCGACGGTGCGGGCAGCGGTCACAAGGTCGCCTGCCACTGGGCCGAGGACATCGCCGCCGGCCGCATCCAGGCGCACGAGGTCACCCCCGAGGCCGATGAGACCGGCGCCGAGCTCGCCGCGAGGCAGGAGGCGGAGCGACTCACCGAGGACCTCCCCTTCGCCTGA
- a CDS encoding ABC transporter ATP-binding protein, protein MTTTHSQEPLLSVRDLTVSFGRRNQESFAAVDGLSFDVRPGQTVGLVGESGCGKSVTSLAIMGLLPPHGNEVTGTVSYDGQDLLAMPEKELRAKRGREISMIFQDPLSSLNPVVPIGRQVSEVLERHRGLSRRAAKPRARDMLDKVGIPDPDRRLTDYPHQLSGGMRQRALIAMALACEPRLLIADEPTTALDVTIQAQILALLRDLVEDTGTALIMITHDLGVVAGLCDEINVLYGGRLVERAERHALFAEPRHPYTGGLLASVPSLDGDRGARLNPVPGSVADNLPWTSSCAFAPRCANAIDRCLEVTPDLAVTDDHRALRCFNPLAGTPSPAEGATTEEVR, encoded by the coding sequence ATGACGACGACCCACTCCCAAGAGCCCCTGCTGTCCGTGCGGGACCTCACGGTCTCCTTCGGACGCAGGAACCAGGAATCCTTCGCCGCCGTCGACGGGCTCAGCTTCGACGTGCGGCCGGGCCAGACCGTCGGCCTCGTCGGCGAGTCGGGCTGCGGCAAGTCGGTCACCTCCCTGGCGATCATGGGCCTGCTGCCCCCGCACGGCAACGAGGTCACCGGCACGGTCTCCTACGACGGCCAGGACCTGCTCGCGATGCCGGAGAAGGAGCTGCGGGCGAAGCGGGGCCGGGAGATCAGCATGATCTTCCAGGACCCCCTGTCCTCGCTGAACCCCGTCGTGCCGATCGGCCGTCAGGTCAGCGAGGTCCTCGAGCGGCACCGGGGCCTGTCGCGCCGGGCTGCCAAGCCGCGCGCCCGGGACATGCTCGACAAGGTCGGCATCCCCGACCCGGACCGTCGTCTCACCGACTACCCGCACCAGCTGTCCGGCGGCATGCGGCAACGCGCCCTCATCGCGATGGCGCTCGCCTGCGAGCCCCGCCTGCTCATCGCCGACGAGCCGACGACGGCACTCGATGTGACGATCCAGGCGCAGATCCTGGCGCTGCTGCGTGACCTCGTGGAGGACACCGGGACGGCGCTGATCATGATCACCCACGACCTCGGGGTCGTCGCCGGCCTCTGCGACGAGATCAACGTCCTCTACGGCGGACGCCTCGTCGAGCGCGCCGAGCGCCATGCGCTCTTCGCCGAGCCCCGCCACCCGTACACCGGGGGCCTGCTCGCCAGCGTCCCCAGCCTCGACGGCGACCGGGGTGCACGCCTCAACCCCGTCCCGGGGTCGGTCGCGGACAACCTGCCGTGGACCAGCTCGTGCGCCTTCGCCCCCCGGTGCGCCAACGCGATCGACCGTTGCCTGGAGGTCACCCCCGACCTCGCGGTCACCGACGACCACCGGGCGCTGCGCTGCTTCAACCCGCTGGCCGGCACCCCTTCGCCCGCCGAGGGCGCCACGACCGAGGAGGTCCGATGA
- a CDS encoding ABC transporter permease, translating to MTSSDNGPRRGPGARRKQRIDDLAASGTTTATVDEAGAIDEGAGVSLIASAWHRLRRNPIFLLGLGITVVFVVLATISPLLAPHDPAEWILKDQISQQTNPVPDPQPGHPLGGDPKGRDLLSRLLIGSRQTLMVGVLATLGGLTGGVLLGTIAGAFGGWVDSVVMRVVDVMLSIPSLLLAMSIAVIAAEPSQWTVIIAVGAVQVPIFARLLRGSMLAERSKDHVLAARALGVRRRAIVLRHMLPNSLGPVIVQSTLVLATAIIDAAALSFLGLGNPDDSQPEWGQMLGQAQQYIYDNPHLAFYPAACIIVVALGFTLMGESLREALDPKSRR from the coding sequence ATGACTTCGTCCGACAACGGCCCCCGACGGGGCCCCGGCGCGCGACGCAAGCAACGCATCGACGACCTCGCCGCGAGCGGTACGACCACGGCGACCGTCGACGAGGCGGGCGCCATCGACGAGGGCGCCGGCGTGTCGCTCATCGCCTCGGCGTGGCACCGGCTGCGCCGCAACCCGATCTTCCTGCTCGGTCTGGGCATCACCGTGGTGTTCGTCGTGCTCGCGACCATCTCGCCGCTGCTGGCCCCGCACGACCCGGCCGAGTGGATCCTCAAGGACCAGATCAGCCAGCAGACCAATCCCGTCCCCGACCCGCAGCCGGGCCACCCCCTCGGTGGGGACCCGAAGGGACGCGACCTGCTCTCGCGGCTGCTCATCGGCAGCCGCCAGACCCTGATGGTCGGCGTCCTGGCCACCCTGGGCGGGCTCACCGGCGGCGTCCTCCTGGGCACCATCGCCGGTGCCTTCGGCGGGTGGGTCGACTCGGTGGTCATGCGGGTCGTCGACGTGATGCTCTCGATCCCCTCGCTGCTGCTCGCGATGTCCATCGCCGTCATCGCCGCCGAGCCCAGCCAGTGGACGGTGATCATCGCCGTCGGCGCCGTGCAGGTCCCGATCTTCGCCCGCCTGCTGCGCGGCTCCATGCTCGCCGAGCGCAGCAAGGACCACGTCCTGGCGGCGCGGGCGCTGGGTGTCCGCCGTCGGGCGATCGTGCTGCGGCACATGCTGCCCAACTCCCTCGGCCCGGTCATCGTGCAGTCGACGCTCGTGCTCGCGACCGCGATCATCGATGCGGCCGCCCTGTCCTTCCTCGGCCTCGGCAACCCCGACGACTCCCAGCCCGAGTGGGGCCAGATGCTCGGCCAGGCCCAGCAGTACATCTACGACAACCCCCACCTGGCGTTCTACCCGGCGGCGTGCATCATCGTCGTCGCACTCGGCTTCACCCTCATGGGTGAGTCGCTGCGCGAGGCACTCGACCCCAAGAGCCGACGGTGA
- a CDS encoding ABC transporter permease, with translation MLKFIVRRLMQLVLVVFVLSILLFAWLRALPGGVVSAMLGERATPQSRAALTEALGLNDPIPVQYLHFLQRAVQGDFGVSTGVQTGRPALEIFLERFPATIELSVVALVLAISLAIPLGYLSARRSGGVIDNASILGSLVGVAVPVFFLAFLLKYWFAVELGWLPVSGRQSIGNATSVTGFFVLDGILTREWDAVWDSFKHLILPGIALASIPFAMIFRITRASVLDVLDEDFVRTAQAKGLSHRVVRGRHVMRNALLPVVTAVGLQMGLLLSGAVLTETVFNFGGVGSALEEAFRERDYPVLQIIVLVAAIAYVLVNLLVDILYALIDPRVRP, from the coding sequence GTGCTGAAGTTCATCGTCCGACGGCTGATGCAGCTGGTGCTCGTCGTCTTCGTCCTGTCGATCCTGCTCTTCGCCTGGCTCCGCGCCCTGCCCGGCGGGGTCGTCTCCGCGATGCTCGGCGAGCGCGCCACACCGCAGTCGCGTGCGGCACTCACCGAGGCACTCGGCCTCAACGACCCCATCCCGGTGCAGTACCTGCACTTCCTCCAGCGGGCCGTCCAGGGTGACTTCGGCGTCTCCACGGGGGTCCAGACCGGCCGGCCGGCGCTGGAGATCTTCCTCGAGCGCTTCCCCGCGACGATCGAGCTGAGCGTCGTCGCCCTCGTGCTCGCGATCTCCCTCGCCATCCCCCTGGGCTACCTCTCGGCCCGACGCAGCGGCGGCGTCATCGACAACGCCTCGATCCTCGGGTCGCTCGTCGGGGTGGCCGTCCCCGTCTTCTTCCTCGCCTTCCTGCTGAAGTACTGGTTCGCCGTGGAGCTCGGCTGGCTGCCCGTCTCCGGCCGGCAGAGCATCGGCAACGCGACCTCGGTGACCGGCTTCTTCGTCCTCGACGGGATCCTCACCCGGGAGTGGGACGCCGTCTGGGACTCCTTCAAGCACCTGATCCTTCCCGGGATCGCCCTCGCCTCCATCCCCTTCGCAATGATCTTCCGGATCACCCGGGCGTCGGTCCTGGACGTCCTGGACGAGGACTTCGTCCGCACCGCGCAGGCGAAGGGGTTGAGTCACCGCGTCGTGCGCGGTCGCCACGTCATGCGCAACGCCCTCCTGCCGGTGGTCACCGCGGTCGGTCTGCAGATGGGACTGCTGCTGTCCGGCGCGGTGCTCACCGAGACCGTCTTCAACTTCGGTGGCGTCGGCAGTGCCCTCGAGGAGGCCTTCCGTGAGCGGGACTACCCCGTGCTCCAGATCATCGTGCTCGTGGCCGCCATCGCCTACGTCCTGGTGAACCTGCTCGTGGACATCCTCTACGCGCTCATCGACCCCCGAGTGAGGCCCTGA
- a CDS encoding ABC transporter substrate-binding protein, translating to MSMRKSAPLAAAAAVALTLSACAESERDGSGGSGGEGGGTFTFGAAGAPEVFDPFYATDGETFRITRQIFEGLVEVKPGSAELGPGLATEWEPSEDGKDWTFTLREGVQFSDGEPLNAEAVCANFERMANQNEAAQSGPAEYWAYSTGGFGEDSLYDGCEVEDEQTVVISVKRATSKFPALLSLSSFAMQSPKALEEGNANNVKTQGQGFVYPENSKNPVGSGPYLFEEYDEANKTVTLVRNDDYWGEKAKTEKIVFKIIPDESTRRQELEAGSIDGYDLPNPVDWQGLEEAGNKVEIRDPFNILYLGLNPESNPKLKDVKVRQAINYAIDRESLVSSQLPEGASAASQFMPEAVKGYNSDLEPYPHDVDKAKELLKEAGAENLTLQFAYPSQVSRPYMPNPQKIHEAIANNLEAAGITVKATTKPWNGGYLDNVDAGQYDAWLLGWTGDYDSADNFVGTFFGNASANDFGTVEAGYGEQLAEELAEADGTVDEEERAAKYEELNKKIAEEYVPGAPISHSPPAIVVSEDVEGLVTSPLTAEHFDTVTVGGE from the coding sequence ATGTCGATGAGGAAATCAGCTCCGCTGGCTGCGGCCGCCGCGGTGGCCCTGACCCTGAGCGCCTGCGCCGAGAGCGAGCGCGACGGTTCCGGTGGCAGCGGCGGAGAGGGCGGCGGCACCTTCACCTTCGGCGCCGCGGGCGCCCCCGAGGTGTTCGACCCCTTCTACGCCACCGACGGCGAGACCTTCCGCATCACCCGCCAGATCTTCGAGGGCCTCGTCGAGGTCAAGCCCGGCAGTGCCGAGCTCGGTCCCGGCCTGGCCACCGAGTGGGAGCCCAGCGAGGACGGCAAGGACTGGACCTTCACCCTGCGCGAAGGGGTGCAGTTCAGCGACGGTGAGCCGCTGAACGCCGAGGCCGTCTGCGCCAACTTCGAGCGGATGGCCAACCAGAACGAGGCCGCCCAGTCCGGCCCGGCCGAGTACTGGGCCTACAGCACGGGCGGTTTCGGCGAGGACTCCCTCTACGACGGCTGCGAGGTCGAGGACGAGCAGACCGTGGTCATCTCGGTCAAGCGCGCCACCTCGAAGTTCCCCGCGCTGCTCTCCCTCTCCTCCTTCGCGATGCAGTCGCCCAAGGCCCTCGAGGAGGGCAACGCGAACAACGTGAAGACGCAGGGGCAGGGCTTTGTCTACCCCGAGAACTCGAAGAACCCCGTCGGCAGCGGCCCGTACCTCTTCGAGGAGTACGACGAGGCCAACAAGACCGTGACCCTCGTCCGCAACGACGACTACTGGGGCGAGAAGGCGAAGACCGAGAAGATCGTCTTCAAGATCATCCCCGACGAGTCGACCCGTCGCCAGGAGCTCGAGGCCGGCAGCATCGATGGCTACGACCTGCCCAACCCCGTGGACTGGCAGGGCTTGGAGGAGGCCGGCAACAAGGTCGAGATCCGCGACCCCTTCAACATCCTCTACCTGGGCCTGAACCCGGAGTCGAACCCGAAGCTGAAGGACGTCAAGGTCCGTCAGGCGATCAACTACGCGATCGACCGGGAGAGCCTCGTCAGCTCCCAGCTGCCCGAGGGTGCGAGCGCGGCGTCGCAGTTCATGCCCGAGGCGGTCAAGGGGTACAACAGTGACCTCGAGCCCTACCCGCACGACGTGGACAAGGCGAAGGAGCTGCTGAAGGAGGCCGGCGCGGAGAACCTCACGCTGCAGTTCGCCTACCCGAGCCAGGTGTCCCGGCCGTACATGCCCAACCCGCAGAAGATCCACGAGGCCATCGCCAACAACCTCGAGGCGGCCGGCATCACCGTCAAGGCGACGACGAAGCCGTGGAACGGCGGGTACCTCGACAACGTCGACGCCGGTCAGTACGACGCCTGGCTGCTCGGCTGGACGGGTGACTACGACTCGGCCGACAACTTCGTCGGCACCTTCTTCGGCAACGCGTCGGCCAACGACTTCGGCACCGTCGAGGCCGGGTACGGCGAGCAGCTCGCCGAGGAGCTGGCCGAGGCCGACGGCACGGTCGACGAGGAGGAGCGCGCCGCCAAGTACGAGGAGCTGAACAAGAAGATCGCCGAGGAGTACGTCCCCGGCGCTCCGATCTCGCACTCCCCGCCGGCCATCGTGGTCAGCGAGGACGTCGAGGGGCTCGTCACGAGCCCGCTGACGGCCGAGCACTTCGACACCGTCACCGTCGGCGGCGAGTGA